One window of the Pedobacter ginsengisoli genome contains the following:
- a CDS encoding cupin-like domain-containing protein codes for MQFDLSPIDIVNDISKEEFEKNYLNPRRPLIIKNMSRAWPAYEKWNLDYMKSAVGDRTVPLYDSSKADPSKPINASAAEMKFADYIELIKNTPTDLRIFLFDPIKQAKKLLEDYRAPKELMGGFLDSYPNMFFGGKGSVTFLHYDIDLAHIFHTHFNGRKHIILFENKWKKRLYQIPFATYALEDYDVENPDFNKFPALEGVKGVEAFLEHGDTLFMPTGYWHWMKYLDGSFSISLRAWDKSFGVKAKSLYNLTVQRKFDDFMKANFREKYMSWKESLAIKRANKALVNHQPY; via the coding sequence ATGCAGTTTGACTTATCACCAATCGATATCGTTAATGATATTTCTAAAGAGGAATTTGAAAAAAACTACCTGAATCCCCGTAGACCACTTATTATAAAAAATATGTCGAGGGCCTGGCCTGCCTATGAAAAGTGGAATTTAGACTATATGAAGAGTGCTGTTGGTGACAGAACAGTCCCTTTATATGATAGTTCCAAAGCAGATCCTTCAAAACCGATTAATGCTTCTGCAGCAGAAATGAAGTTTGCAGACTATATAGAATTAATAAAAAATACACCTACAGACCTTCGCATTTTTTTATTTGACCCTATTAAACAGGCAAAAAAATTACTTGAAGACTACCGTGCTCCAAAAGAACTAATGGGTGGTTTTTTAGATAGCTATCCTAACATGTTTTTTGGCGGAAAAGGCTCTGTTACTTTTTTGCACTATGATATAGATCTAGCTCACATTTTTCACACTCATTTTAATGGGAGAAAGCACATTATCCTGTTTGAAAACAAATGGAAAAAACGTCTATATCAAATTCCGTTTGCTACTTACGCTTTAGAAGACTATGATGTTGAAAATCCTGATTTCAACAAATTTCCTGCATTGGAAGGTGTTAAAGGCGTAGAGGCTTTCCTTGAGCATGGTGACACACTGTTTATGCCTACAGGTTACTGGCATTGGATGAAATACCTGGATGGTTCATTCTCTATTAGTTTAAGGGCATGGGATAAATCATTTGGCGTAAAAGCAAAAAGTTTATACAATCTTACTGTTCAGCGGAAATTTGATGATTTTATGAAGGCTAATTTCAGAGAAAAATACATGAGCTGGAAAGAAAGTCTGGCTATAAAACGAGCAAATAAAGCGCTTGTCAATCATCAGCCCTATTAA
- a CDS encoding sigma 54-interacting transcriptional regulator: MDHNNIKTLGQLKASSYRSLSVKDELRKNLIVQLQNKEAGFEGILGYDETVIPELQTAILSRHNILLLGLRGQAKTRIARLMVNLLDEYIPYVSGSEIFDDPLNPISWYAKHEILIHGDNTPISWQHRSERYTEKLATPDVTVADLIGDVDPIKAATLKLTYNDERVIHFGLIPRAHRSIFVINELPDLQARIQVALFNMLQEKDIQIRGFKLRLPLDVQFVFTANPEDYTNRGSIVTPLKDRIESQILTHYPKSIDISRRITFQEAKTSEEQKANIEADGLVKDLIEQVAFEARKSEYIDQKSGVSARLTITAYENLISTAERRMLINGEKSTFVRLSDLAGIIPAVTGKIELVYEGELEGPAKVANTLIGKAIKSLFARYFPDPERAKKSKTANPYNDITEWFTEGNTLDIADSLTQVKYQQQLRGVNGLYDLVKKFHPKLSENQTLLLMEFVLHGLAEHSQLNKKYLEGGFGFSDMFESLFNTELDDDDDDINFR, from the coding sequence ATGGATCACAACAATATAAAAACCCTAGGTCAGTTAAAAGCCTCAAGCTACAGATCGTTATCGGTAAAAGACGAGCTTCGCAAAAATCTGATTGTCCAGCTTCAAAATAAGGAAGCAGGATTTGAAGGTATTTTAGGATATGATGAAACAGTAATTCCTGAGTTACAGACAGCTATTTTATCGCGACACAATATTTTATTATTGGGTTTGCGCGGGCAGGCAAAAACACGTATTGCCCGTTTAATGGTAAACCTATTAGATGAATATATTCCTTATGTGAGTGGAAGTGAGATCTTTGATGACCCTTTGAATCCTATTTCGTGGTATGCAAAACATGAAATACTAATTCATGGTGACAATACTCCTATTAGCTGGCAACATCGAAGTGAAAGATATACTGAAAAACTGGCTACACCAGATGTAACTGTTGCTGATTTAATTGGCGATGTGGATCCAATTAAAGCCGCTACCCTAAAGTTAACTTATAATGATGAACGTGTAATTCACTTTGGACTAATACCAAGGGCTCACAGAAGTATATTTGTAATTAATGAGTTACCTGATTTACAAGCACGCATACAGGTAGCATTATTTAATATGCTTCAGGAAAAAGATATTCAGATAAGAGGCTTTAAGCTTCGTTTACCTCTTGATGTACAGTTTGTATTTACTGCAAACCCTGAAGATTATACCAATAGAGGTTCTATTGTAACGCCTCTAAAAGATCGTATAGAAAGTCAGATCCTAACGCACTACCCTAAAAGTATTGATATATCAAGAAGGATAACATTTCAGGAAGCAAAGACATCAGAAGAACAAAAAGCTAATATTGAGGCTGATGGCTTAGTAAAAGATCTAATAGAACAAGTTGCATTTGAGGCAAGAAAAAGTGAATATATTGATCAGAAATCAGGAGTATCAGCCAGATTAACTATTACTGCATATGAGAATCTAATTAGTACTGCAGAACGCAGAATGTTAATTAATGGAGAGAAGAGTACTTTTGTAAGACTTTCTGATCTGGCAGGCATTATACCTGCTGTAACAGGAAAAATTGAGCTGGTTTATGAGGGCGAGCTAGAAGGCCCTGCAAAAGTTGCAAATACGCTTATTGGCAAAGCAATTAAAAGTTTATTTGCCCGCTATTTCCCAGATCCGGAAAGAGCAAAAAAAAGTAAAACTGCAAATCCATACAATGACATCACAGAATGGTTTACAGAAGGTAATACTTTAGATATTGCTGATTCTCTTACACAAGTTAAGTATCAGCAACAGCTGAGAGGTGTTAATGGCCTATATGATCTTGTTAAAAAGTTTCATCCAAAGCTTAGTGAAAACCAGACCCTATTATTAATGGAATTCGTATTGCATGGCCTTGCCGAACATTCACAATTAAACAAAAAATACCTTGAAGGGGGATTCGGATTCTCAGATATGTTTGAAAGCTTGTTCAATACCGAGCTTGATGACGATGATGATGATATTAATTTCAGGTAA
- a CDS encoding cupin-like domain-containing protein produces MSFILKPVDTVESISPADFKKNYLDARRPLIIKGLTKTWPAREKWTTDYLKEIGGELKVSLMDNSKADPSKPINASVAEMKFGDYLDLIKSKPTELRIFFFNLFKHVPNLVNDIVIPKDLMGGFIESMPAMFFGGSNSVTFLHYDIDLPHLFHTHFGGRKHIILFDNKWKERLYCIPNATYALEDYDVANPDFEKFPALKGVEGYEVFLEHGDTLFMPTGMWHWMKYLDGSFSLSLRAWDASITRKAQSVFNLAVKGGVDSVLKMAFKAPYAKWRERLAIKRAERALANGSPK; encoded by the coding sequence ATGAGTTTTATTTTAAAGCCGGTAGACACCGTTGAGAGCATCAGCCCTGCTGATTTTAAGAAAAATTATTTAGATGCAAGACGTCCTTTAATCATTAAAGGGCTTACTAAAACATGGCCGGCAAGAGAAAAATGGACTACCGACTATTTAAAGGAAATAGGAGGAGAATTGAAGGTAAGTTTAATGGACAACTCTAAAGCTGATCCTTCAAAGCCTATTAATGCTTCAGTTGCCGAAATGAAATTCGGAGATTATCTGGATCTGATTAAGTCTAAGCCAACTGAGCTAAGAATCTTTTTCTTTAACCTGTTTAAACATGTCCCCAATCTGGTAAATGACATAGTGATTCCTAAAGACTTGATGGGTGGTTTTATTGAAAGTATGCCCGCAATGTTTTTTGGAGGATCAAACTCAGTTACCTTCTTACATTATGATATAGATTTACCCCATCTTTTCCATACCCATTTTGGAGGCAGAAAACACATTATTCTTTTTGACAATAAATGGAAAGAGCGTTTGTACTGTATCCCTAATGCAACTTATGCGCTGGAGGATTATGATGTGGCTAATCCTGATTTTGAAAAATTCCCTGCACTTAAAGGTGTTGAAGGTTACGAGGTTTTCCTTGAACACGGCGATACGCTTTTTATGCCTACCGGAATGTGGCATTGGATGAAATACCTGGATGGTTCTTTTTCATTAAGTTTAAGAGCCTGGGATGCTTCTATTACCAGAAAAGCCCAAAGTGTTTTTAACCTTGCAGTAAAAGGTGGTGTTGACAGTGTATTAAAAATGGCTTTTAAAGCCCCTTATGCAAAATGGAGAGAACGACTAGCGATAAAACGGGCTGAGAGAGCTTTAGCTAACGGCAGTCCTAAATAA
- a CDS encoding DUF1800 domain-containing protein translates to MKTSIKISLSFVFVLLLVLLFSSFQKKPAAEKLIFPYKQAGLSERQAAEHLLSRFTYGPKPGDIDHVLDMGLEKWFMQQLDGNLDDKVLNEKLAQFEDINLTNTEVENKYPRAARVLRMAIKEGAIDKDSVNKGNQAAYRKQIKDYMEQKGLKPQRELYRQFINQKILRAAYTNNQLRELLTDFWFNHFNVSLTKNQCASFIPAYERDVIRPNVTDKFSNLLLATAKSPAMLIYLDNFISSGQPTAKMRKDSILMKDGTIVKKFRKVQTKKKQGGLNENYAREVMELHTLGVDGGYTQADVTQAARVLTGWTIAPMGDDSYGGAIKKLIDNIEEANLEKRGFVHQGDFLFVPTRHDNAEKIVLGKRFAPNGGYEEGTVLLNMLAHHPSTAKFISKKIATRFVSDQPAAKLADRMAKTFIKSDGDIKQVMIVMVSSPEFWQADALREKTKSPFELAISAVRSLEAQIVQPYQLFSWVNKMGQKMYYYQAPTGFPDKGQYWINTGALLNRMNFGLALASQRIPGIKVDLGALNNHHEPESADEALTIYSKIIMPERNLDATIKRLKPMLKDPDLNKKVEMAANKNIMTIPDTNEDTLANIKKSRIAKDIYIKNSELAQVVGVILGSPEFQRK, encoded by the coding sequence ATGAAAACATCAATTAAGATTTCCCTCTCTTTTGTATTTGTTTTGTTATTAGTTCTTTTATTCTCTTCTTTTCAAAAGAAACCGGCAGCAGAAAAATTAATTTTTCCTTATAAGCAGGCGGGTTTAAGCGAACGACAAGCGGCAGAGCATCTGCTAAGCAGATTCACTTATGGTCCTAAGCCTGGAGACATAGATCACGTTCTGGACATGGGCCTGGAAAAATGGTTTATGCAGCAGTTGGATGGCAATCTGGATGATAAAGTACTTAATGAAAAATTGGCTCAGTTTGAGGACATCAATTTAACCAATACTGAAGTCGAAAATAAATATCCCCGAGCTGCAAGAGTATTACGTATGGCCATTAAGGAAGGGGCAATAGATAAGGATTCTGTAAATAAAGGAAATCAGGCAGCTTATAGAAAGCAGATAAAGGATTATATGGAACAGAAAGGGTTAAAGCCGCAACGGGAACTGTATCGTCAGTTTATTAATCAAAAAATATTAAGAGCTGCTTATACGAATAATCAATTGCGCGAATTGCTTACTGATTTCTGGTTCAATCATTTCAATGTTTCTTTAACTAAAAACCAATGTGCATCATTTATTCCCGCTTATGAACGGGATGTGATCAGACCAAATGTAACCGATAAATTCAGCAATTTGCTCCTCGCTACGGCAAAGTCGCCAGCAATGCTTATCTATCTTGATAATTTTATCAGTAGTGGACAACCAACTGCTAAAATGAGAAAAGATTCTATACTTATGAAAGATGGAACCATAGTGAAGAAGTTTAGGAAGGTTCAGACAAAAAAGAAACAGGGTGGACTAAATGAGAATTATGCCCGCGAGGTAATGGAACTACATACATTGGGTGTAGATGGTGGATATACTCAGGCTGATGTAACACAGGCTGCAAGGGTATTAACCGGCTGGACTATTGCTCCTATGGGAGATGATAGTTATGGCGGAGCTATAAAGAAACTGATTGATAATATAGAAGAAGCTAATCTTGAAAAAAGAGGGTTTGTGCACCAGGGAGATTTCTTATTCGTACCAACTCGACACGATAATGCCGAGAAAATAGTTCTGGGGAAGCGATTCGCCCCAAATGGTGGCTACGAAGAGGGTACTGTGCTATTAAATATGTTGGCCCATCATCCGTCTACAGCAAAGTTTATATCAAAAAAAATTGCTACTCGCTTTGTAAGTGATCAACCCGCTGCTAAACTCGCTGATAGAATGGCGAAAACTTTCATTAAATCTGATGGAGATATTAAACAGGTAATGATTGTTATGGTTTCATCTCCGGAATTCTGGCAGGCTGATGCCTTAAGAGAAAAAACTAAATCGCCCTTTGAACTAGCCATTAGTGCCGTAAGGAGTCTGGAAGCTCAAATAGTACAGCCATATCAATTGTTTAGTTGGGTTAATAAGATGGGGCAGAAGATGTACTACTACCAGGCACCAACTGGGTTTCCGGATAAGGGACAGTATTGGATTAATACTGGCGCCTTATTAAACAGAATGAATTTTGGACTGGCTCTGGCCTCACAACGTATTCCGGGAATAAAGGTAGATCTCGGAGCTTTAAATAACCATCATGAACCAGAAAGTGCTGATGAGGCCTTAACAATATATAGTAAGATCATTATGCCCGAACGAAATCTCGATGCGACAATAAAGCGGTTAAAGCCAATGCTTAAGGATCCGGATTTAAATAAGAAAGTAGAAATGGCCGCTAATAAAAACATAATGACAATACCAGATACTAATGAAGACACTCTTGCAAACATTAAAAAAAGTAGGATAGCTAAAGATATATATATAAAGAATTCTGAACTGGCACAGGTTGTAGGTGTAATTTTGGGTTCTCCCGAATTTCAACGTAAATAA
- a CDS encoding metallophosphoesterase, with protein MGRLPALIILSIFLLAFDYYCYRAVLSVFNKWRPATKKLFSVIWWTYTGILVIGVFSAIYVPSYLPLYLSLRSIILVAFFLTLICKIVMLPFLLIDDLRRLIIKMNRSLKKKDTSVAVKETEPFGEPISRSSFIVKAGLITAAIPLTSLTWGISSGAYDYKIKRRTLVLPNLPRAFEGIKLGQISDIHSGSFYNKRAVQGGVDMLLAEKPDFIFFTGDLVNDMATEMRDYQDLFSKVKAPLGVYSVLGNHDYGDYHFGGAPSAAKAKNLQDVIKTHKIMGWDLLMNEHRRLKVDGEEIGVLGIENWGMGRFPKYGRMDLATKDTADLPVKLLLSHDPSHWRQEVLKKYQQIDAMFSGHTHGMQFGVRTEHYQWSPIQYIYKEWAGLYREQNQQLYVNVGYGFLGYPGRVGILPEITIFELKRA; from the coding sequence ATGGGACGACTACCCGCACTTATAATTTTATCAATTTTCCTTCTGGCTTTCGATTATTATTGCTATCGCGCAGTTTTATCAGTTTTTAACAAATGGAGGCCAGCTACAAAGAAACTTTTCTCTGTAATTTGGTGGACCTATACGGGCATTCTTGTAATAGGGGTATTTTCAGCTATCTATGTCCCTTCTTATTTACCTTTGTACCTAAGCTTACGCTCTATTATACTTGTTGCGTTCTTCTTAACATTAATTTGTAAGATTGTGATGCTACCATTTCTATTGATTGATGATCTCAGAAGATTAATCATTAAAATGAACAGATCACTTAAAAAGAAAGATACATCTGTGGCAGTTAAAGAAACTGAGCCTTTTGGAGAGCCTATAAGTAGGTCATCTTTTATTGTAAAAGCTGGGTTAATTACAGCGGCTATTCCCCTAACTTCACTTACATGGGGCATTTCCTCTGGAGCATATGACTATAAAATAAAACGAAGAACACTGGTTCTACCCAATCTTCCAAGGGCATTTGAAGGCATCAAGCTTGGCCAGATCTCGGATATTCATTCAGGGAGTTTCTACAATAAAAGAGCGGTGCAGGGGGGCGTGGATATGTTGTTGGCAGAAAAGCCTGATTTTATTTTTTTTACGGGAGATCTTGTAAATGATATGGCAACTGAAATGCGCGATTATCAGGATCTGTTTAGTAAGGTAAAAGCACCTCTTGGAGTATATTCGGTACTTGGAAATCATGATTACGGGGATTATCATTTTGGTGGCGCCCCTTCAGCTGCCAAGGCTAAAAATCTTCAGGATGTTATAAAAACTCATAAAATAATGGGATGGGATTTATTAATGAATGAACATAGGCGACTTAAAGTAGATGGTGAGGAAATTGGAGTCTTAGGAATTGAAAATTGGGGTATGGGCCGTTTTCCTAAATATGGTAGGATGGATCTGGCGACTAAAGATACGGCTGATTTACCTGTAAAATTATTACTATCACATGATCCTTCTCACTGGAGACAGGAGGTACTGAAAAAATATCAACAAATAGACGCCATGTTTAGCGGACATACCCATGGTATGCAATTTGGTGTAAGAACTGAGCATTATCAATGGAGCCCAATACAATATATATACAAAGAATGGGCCGGACTATACAGAGAACAAAACCAACAGCTTTATGTAAATGTTGGCTATGGTTTTCTGGGTTACCCTGGAAGAGTTGGAATTTTACCAGAAATAACGATATTTGAATTGAAGCGGGCCTGA
- a CDS encoding DUF1501 domain-containing protein, whose product MTSRRGFLKAGGLALFGIGMGGVPGFLANAAAEIKQPGLFERKKILVCIFQRGAMDGLMAVTPFTDEYLKAARPSLFMSAAKISANKPLIDLDGHFGLHPSMAAFEQVFRDKRMGIVHGIGSPNNTRSHFDAQDYMESGTPFKKSTESGWLNRAVGLLGHDAASPLRGVSLTSSLPRSFYGDYPAVAISSLKDFNIQMKGNINGANMAAKSFEDLYDQTASGLLKETGKESFEAIKMLQKTDVKNYKPATGVVYPNSALGNSLKQIAQLIKMNVGMEVAFAESGGWDTHFNQGRETGIFARNVNDLSESIMAFWTDMGTLQDDVTVMTMTEFGRTVKQNGTGGTDHGRASCNFILGNSVNGGLVHGIINPLTIENLEDGRDLAVTTDFRAVFSEVADKHLKINNDKILFPDWSGKKIGVMS is encoded by the coding sequence ATGACATCAAGAAGAGGATTTTTAAAAGCCGGAGGCCTTGCCTTATTTGGTATAGGAATGGGTGGAGTACCGGGCTTTCTTGCCAATGCAGCTGCAGAAATAAAGCAACCCGGACTATTTGAAAGAAAGAAAATATTAGTCTGCATTTTCCAACGAGGGGCAATGGACGGCTTGATGGCTGTTACGCCTTTTACAGATGAATATTTAAAAGCTGCCAGACCTTCGCTGTTTATGTCTGCTGCTAAAATATCCGCAAATAAACCATTAATAGATTTGGATGGGCACTTTGGATTGCATCCCTCAATGGCGGCCTTTGAACAGGTATTCAGAGATAAAAGAATGGGCATAGTACATGGAATTGGCTCACCGAATAATACACGCTCCCATTTTGATGCGCAAGATTACATGGAATCGGGTACACCCTTTAAGAAAAGTACAGAAAGCGGATGGCTTAACAGGGCCGTGGGTTTGCTTGGCCATGATGCTGCATCGCCACTTAGAGGGGTAAGTTTAACCTCATCTTTACCAAGGTCCTTTTATGGCGATTATCCGGCAGTTGCAATAAGCAGTTTGAAAGATTTTAATATTCAGATGAAAGGCAATATCAATGGAGCCAATATGGCAGCTAAAAGCTTTGAAGACCTTTATGACCAAACAGCATCGGGACTACTAAAGGAAACCGGTAAAGAAAGTTTCGAAGCAATAAAAATGCTTCAAAAAACAGATGTGAAAAATTATAAGCCAGCCACCGGAGTTGTTTATCCTAATTCAGCCTTAGGGAATTCATTGAAGCAGATTGCCCAACTTATCAAAATGAATGTAGGAATGGAAGTTGCCTTTGCTGAATCTGGAGGGTGGGATACACACTTTAACCAAGGAAGAGAGACAGGGATTTTTGCCAGGAACGTGAATGACCTGAGTGAGAGTATTATGGCATTTTGGACAGATATGGGGACGTTACAGGATGATGTAACGGTTATGACCATGACTGAGTTTGGCCGCACAGTAAAACAAAATGGAACGGGTGGCACAGATCATGGCAGGGCATCTTGCAATTTTATTCTTGGAAATAGCGTAAACGGCGGATTAGTACATGGAATAATAAATCCGCTTACAATTGAAAACCTTGAAGATGGCCGAGATCTTGCTGTTACTACAGATTTTAGAGCTGTGTTTAGCGAGGTTGCCGACAAACATTTAAAAATTAATAATGATAAAATACTATTTCCCGACTGGAGTGGTAAAAAAATAGGAGTAATGAGCTAA
- a CDS encoding DUF3472 domain-containing protein, translating to MNMKRTTLFLLTFQFLLSTICLAKVKQTAESETITIPLGGNGWVNENSTASLKKEGITNWSAASDVITIYFRTEAAGQAELSLKLSVPEGKSKISLTAEGTTLVKEVGNLGSALVKIGNITIKRPGYVKVELKGISKTGGVFAEVSDLVVSGSIELLKGAAYVKNNEGNYFYWGHRGPSVHLGYKIPTEAQNNTEWFYNEIQVPVGEDKLGTYFMSNGFSGGYFGMQVNSSTERRVLFSIWSPFSTDDPKSIPDSMKVILLKKGEKTKTGEFGNEGSGGQSYMFYPWKAGKIYAFLIRAQPNTDKKTTIYTAYFKDLEKGNWQLVASFERPKSGEYLKGLHSFLENFSPSTGDQSRKANYKNQWAIDAQGNWHEVTEATFTADATARENYRKDYAGGTEGSSFFLKNCGFFNDFTPIKTPLQRKASGKEHPEIDFKKLP from the coding sequence ATGAATATGAAAAGAACCACCTTGTTTCTGCTTACATTTCAGTTTTTACTTAGTACCATTTGTTTGGCAAAAGTAAAGCAAACTGCAGAATCTGAAACCATTACCATACCGCTTGGAGGAAATGGATGGGTAAACGAAAACTCAACCGCAAGTCTTAAAAAAGAGGGCATAACCAATTGGTCTGCCGCAAGCGATGTAATTACCATTTATTTTAGAACAGAAGCTGCCGGACAGGCAGAATTATCATTAAAATTGAGTGTTCCCGAAGGGAAAAGTAAAATAAGTTTAACCGCCGAAGGCACTACCTTGGTTAAAGAGGTAGGTAATCTAGGCTCTGCATTGGTTAAAATAGGAAACATAACAATTAAACGCCCTGGTTATGTAAAAGTAGAGTTGAAGGGAATTTCAAAAACCGGAGGTGTTTTTGCAGAAGTATCAGATTTAGTTGTTAGTGGAAGTATCGAACTACTAAAGGGTGCTGCTTATGTTAAAAACAACGAAGGAAATTATTTTTACTGGGGCCATAGGGGACCTTCTGTACATTTAGGATACAAAATACCGACCGAAGCACAGAACAATACCGAATGGTTTTATAATGAAATTCAGGTTCCTGTTGGTGAAGATAAACTAGGTACTTATTTTATGTCGAATGGCTTTAGCGGAGGGTATTTTGGAATGCAGGTAAATTCTTCCACTGAACGCAGGGTATTGTTTTCTATATGGAGTCCATTTTCTACTGATGATCCAAAATCTATTCCGGACAGCATGAAGGTAATATTGCTTAAAAAGGGAGAGAAAACAAAGACTGGAGAATTTGGAAATGAAGGTTCTGGTGGACAAAGCTATATGTTTTACCCATGGAAAGCCGGAAAGATTTATGCTTTTCTGATAAGGGCACAGCCTAATACAGATAAAAAAACAACTATATACACTGCCTATTTTAAAGATTTAGAAAAGGGGAATTGGCAGCTTGTTGCCAGTTTTGAGCGTCCAAAATCAGGTGAATACTTAAAAGGGCTTCACTCTTTCCTTGAAAACTTTTCTCCATCTACAGGTGATCAGTCGCGTAAAGCAAATTATAAAAATCAATGGGCTATAGACGCACAGGGCAACTGGCATGAGGTTACTGAAGCTACTTTTACGGCTGATGCAACTGCAAGAGAAAACTACAGGAAAGATTATGCAGGTGGAACAGAGGGTTCGTCGTTCTTTTTAAAGAATTGTGGCTTCTTTAATGATTTCACTCCTATAAAAACTCCTTTGCAAAGAAAAGCCTCGGGAAAAGAACATCCTGAAATTGACTTTAAAAAATTGCCATAA
- a CDS encoding vWA domain-containing protein — MRGFHFSNFQPDDLPKGGFDELLKLFTQLLNYTAGDAGEALAWMNELDKKYKFTNNEYGMGNFIDDLTEKGYLKENPANGDLSITAKTEQTIRKSALEEIFGRLKKAGRGNHNTNISGIGEEKNADRREFSFGDSLDQIDITASIQNAQINHGIANFTLTERDLEVEEKDYKTLTSTVLMIDISHSMILYGEDRITPAKKVAMALAELIKTRYPKDTLDIVVFGNDAWPISIKDLPYLQVGPYHTNTFAGLELAADLLRRRKTHNKQIFMITDGKPTCLKENGRYYKNSMGLDRKVINKTLNMAAQCKRLNIPITTFMIAQDPYLQQFVREFTQINGGRAFYSSLTGLGEYIFEDYIKNRRKTVR, encoded by the coding sequence ATGAGAGGTTTTCATTTTTCTAATTTCCAACCCGATGATTTACCAAAAGGTGGGTTTGATGAATTGCTTAAGCTTTTCACCCAGCTACTGAATTATACTGCCGGTGATGCAGGAGAGGCATTGGCATGGATGAATGAGCTGGACAAGAAATATAAGTTCACAAACAATGAATATGGCATGGGCAATTTTATTGATGACCTTACAGAAAAAGGTTATCTTAAAGAGAACCCTGCAAATGGAGACTTAAGCATTACGGCAAAAACTGAACAGACAATACGTAAGTCTGCCCTTGAAGAAATATTCGGTAGATTAAAAAAAGCCGGAAGAGGAAACCATAACACCAATATATCAGGTATTGGTGAAGAAAAAAATGCGGATAGAAGAGAGTTCTCTTTTGGAGATAGCTTAGATCAGATAGATATTACTGCTTCGATACAAAACGCCCAAATAAATCATGGTATTGCAAACTTTACTTTAACTGAGAGAGATTTAGAAGTAGAGGAAAAAGACTATAAAACCCTCACTTCTACCGTACTGATGATAGACATATCTCACTCTATGATTCTATATGGAGAGGATAGGATAACTCCTGCTAAAAAGGTAGCTATGGCACTTGCAGAGTTGATTAAAACCAGATACCCTAAGGATACTCTTGATATTGTTGTGTTTGGTAACGACGCCTGGCCTATATCAATCAAAGATTTACCATACCTACAAGTAGGCCCATATCATACAAATACCTTTGCAGGATTAGAGCTAGCTGCCGATTTATTGCGTCGCCGTAAAACCCATAACAAACAGATTTTCATGATCACCGATGGTAAACCGACCTGCTTAAAGGAAAATGGCCGGTATTATAAAAATAGTATGGGGCTTGACAGAAAGGTGATTAATAAAACATTGAATATGGCAGCTCAATGCAAACGACTTAATATTCCTATTACTACATTTATGATAGCTCAGGACCCGTACCTGCAGCAATTTGTGAGAGAATTTACTCAAATTAATGGCGGAAGAGCATTCTATAGTTCCTTAACAGGGCTTGGAGAATACATTTTTGAAGATTATATAAAGAATAGACGCAAAACAGTGAGGTAA